A segment of the Zonotrichia albicollis isolate bZonAlb1 chromosome Z, bZonAlb1.hap1, whole genome shotgun sequence genome:
TTAATCCTCTTTATGATGATATTttatgaagttttttttttaaatagctttcACCATCATTGGTATAAAAATACTTATCTCACATTAATCCAAAACAATGAAGAATACACCTTTATAATCCAATAATCAGGTATCTGAATTGATTCCTAAACTTGTATCCATTGAGTGGATTTGTCCCAGTTAGCCTGTTCCAGAGACTTACATACCCACTACAGCACAACAGAAAaacaggaagaggaggaagaaggggaacacataaaaaataaaagcatttggCTTTCAAGGGTTGTTAATTCAACACAGCATTAGCAAATTTGTGTTTCTCATTCCTTATTGAATACAGACATTGTAAAacttggtttttttcctacattCTTACtgcaggaaattattttaaaatgagaaaattaaatGAAGTACACTCTAAAGCTTTGCAGTTCTAGGGAGGCATCATTTGCATGAGGACTAACTAGTACATTATTACACCCTGGTATATTATCATCCCTGTGAAATTATTCAGCAGAGATTGATTAAGAGTACAGCATACTTCATAGCCAATacttatttttaacattttgtggATAAAATGTAAGTTTAAATAGCATCAGACTCGATGCACCTGACCTTTACACAAGGCTTTAAAATGCAGATTGTATGGCCAAgtttataaaattatatatatacacactcaCCAAAGTGACAGCACAATCTGAAATAAAGTTCTAAAAATAATGTAAGCTCTATACAGTACCTTCTACcttgtttgaaaaataaataagactAACTCAAATATTCTTTGAATCACACACAACTTGACAGTACCAAAAGCTTGGTTTGAGGGTTCCTTCATAGATTTTGTAGAGTTTTTGTTCAGTTTTGATTTTTCCTTTGCTGGGAAGGCTTAGGGAGCtttgtttgattttggtttagtttttatttcttctacAAAGAACTTAataaaacttgagacaaacacctATCATCATTACTCAGTTCTCAATcgcctcaaaaaaaaaaaatcaacagaacctttatttaaatctttaaatgtaatttttatgaGATTAAATTTTACAACCAAGAGGAAATACTCATTCTTTGCTTAAGATGACAACTGACACTGACCTTTACCAGGTTCAGGTCCATCTAGTCAAGTGTGTTTCCTGGGTTTCAGATCTTGGGGATTACAAATGCTTATCTACACAAAGGCAATCAATGTTGAATTAGCAATTCCTGATTGCCAAAATGAGTTGGGAGCCACCACTTAACCATTGCCACACCATGGTTCAGTACATCCCAATGACAGAGTCAGAAGACACACTATCACTGTCTTGAAATCTTGAAGCAGGATACATTTCAGCTTAACTGAACAAATACCTAATAAATACCTAATggctcttttcctcctcttccagaTGCTAAAAAATAAGTATATTCCATACTAATCAAGTGTTCACACACTAGAGGAAAAGAGCAGCACTTGATGGTCTCCTTTGTTAGCTCTACGAGCCTCTCAAGCCTCACTGTTCACACACTCATTTCAGACAACCAGCAACTACAGCCAAGTATACTCACCAGAGGAATATTGAAATATCaattcagagctgctgcagaacaCCTGTGGTTTCTGCTCAGTCTTTTGGATGCTGGAAAGCTAACAAACAGGACATGCGGCAATCTGCCATGGACTGGCTAGAGCAGACAGGTTTGGGAAATACGCCTTAGCTAACAATAACCAAGGAGGAACCATCCTGTGTCCTAGCTACCTACTGCTCCTTGAGAAATTTCGGTATTTTGCCAATCCACCCAAGGCCAGGCCAAAGTATGCAGTGGAAAgccagaagaaaaggaagaggagcAAAAACGAAAGCTGCAAAAGCCAAAGAGATTAGAGATTAGTAAACACTGCTCACTCACAGCACTACTTTATCAGGGCTATAGCCTGGCACACCTACCTATTTTACTGAGGCCTGCTTTGCCTATTTGAAAGGGGAAACAGCCAACTGACTAGTCATTATCTTTACAGGTGCTAAGGAAAGTACCCTAAAGGCAATTCAGCACCACTAAAGTATATATACCAGTGCACTAAAAGTGACATGCTAATTGCAAGCACCAGTGACAACAGAACACCATGACTTTGATCTCCCTTCATTTGTAGACACTAAAACTTGTGCTTCCACatctaatttaattttctgtaaCTAAAACAAGCCAAGTCAGGCGTCTTTATTGAGTAACTGCTCTGAATATTTATTTAGAAGGAAAACTACATGGCTCCACACAAAACCAGCTGACAGCAAACCTAGCAACATCTCCATAAAAGCTTGAGATGGCACTTGAGTACAAGTCATTCACCTCAGGAAAGTGCCATTCAGCAGCACATTGCAAGCTTCTGTGTCTAGCTTAAATTAAATGACAAACACTGCCTGAGGAATTGATTGCCTTACAAAGAGGCACAGAAAAAAGGGCATGTTAATATTTAACTAGAATTTTTTTACATAACCAGTGATTGTCATGCCTCCTTTAGAGATCTTTAAGTGCTACAAACTTGGATGTATATGTGCCCACTCTCACATGCATCTTTCAACAAATATGACTCAGATTTACTAAGCACACCATTGTGTTTGTGATCCTCTGATTACTGCTGCTGGCTCAGCAAAACAAAGTGCATACATACTATAAAAGTTGTCAAGGAGAGCTTAAGGTATTTAAACCTGAAAAGGACTGGATTGCCTTCAGCATGATATATAGCAAACCAGACACTTCAGTCTACAAAAACTGTTTTATTAACCTCAGGTTAGAAAAGTGAAACAGTTATAAATAACTAAGTAGTTGTTAGCTTTTGCTATTCTGTACTGGCTTTTGCAAATTATTATTAACGATTTTGATATAGTACTGTTTGTAAGCACATTTAACTGCTTTTGATATAGTATAGTCTTTTTGACTCTACAATCAAGCACGAATCTTTAAAAACATGCAAATATAACCTCAAGTCTTACTACTACAGAGGAATAATAGGTTCAAGTTAGAATATATGATTTTACATGCAACACTATGACTGTCCTGTTCTCATTCTTCCTTTACATTTCTACCTGCCTATTTAATCTATGCAAACAAAAAGTAGATGGTACTAGGTGTGCCACAAAAAATTTTGTCAATTGATATAGAAATTAATCTCTCGGTCACAGCTTGAGAGACAAGTGACCCCTTTCAGCTTCCTGTAAAAATCTCCCTGCAATCCACCTCTCTCCTCTTAGTGGGCTATTAACTGAAAGGTTAATGCCCTTGGGCACTTGGCCtctgtgtgggcacagggccCAAGACCATCAGAAACCCTGGAAGATTTACTGGATCACTGCATCCAGGTCATACACCTCTACAGCACAATATCCCACTTTAAGCTATCCTAGCCTTCTTTAGCCACTTCTCGTTTACATCTTCCTGTGCGTGCAAAAGCCTCGCCTGACAGCAGAAGCCCCACAGGCAAGCACACACTCAAGTGAGCACTTCAGGGCAAGCTCTGATCAAACAGGAGAGCCCTCTCACATCACTCTACAGGGGAAACAATAGCAACAGAAAAGGAGAACATGACAGCAGCTAGAAATACAAAGCTAATAGCTGATCAGTCAATGACAAAAATTGACAAAAAAATCTTGCTTCCAATATAGAAGCCTGAGATGTCAAAAAACAGGGAAGAATATGAGGTAAGCAATCACTATGCCATTGCTCCCCCATTCTATTCTCATATAcaaaaaaactatttttttgtttaagcATAAGATAACACTTGTTTATCCAGCATCCCCAAAACGCAGAAAGACTATTTCAGGACCATTTCAGTCATCACAAGCAATTCAAATTTTGTCCACACTCCTCTTTACAGTCAAGAAGCACTTTTAGACTCTTGAAGAAGTTAAACTGAATACTTGGAggtggctggctggctctgtgGGACATAGCAGCTTCTCTAAGAAGCCACCCCTCTATCCCCTGTCACACGTACCCAGAGTACTGTTCTACTCCCTATCCGTGCACTTGTTCCTCTCCCACCAAAGCCATTCACATGTCATCAACGTTTTCCTACGGCTACTGAAAAATAGCATGCATGCTACTGGAAAATTATAGGGAACACATGCCAGAAGAGCAAAGGAGCATACAGGACAGTGAGCACAACTACACACATCTACTTAAAAACTACAGAAAGAGACATGTTCTAACTAGAGATGCTATACAGAACTTCTGGAAAAAGAAGTCTCTGTAAAGGTAAGGTCACTCAAGCCACTCAAATGACTCAGAACATGCTTCTAACATTTCCAGCAGCATTCAAACACTGAGTTTATAGCACGATGACTCAAGTTTGAAGCGAATAAAGAGGCTTTATTCTTGTTTCCACAGTATCTTGCTGCAATTGAACTGGCAGATAAGTATTTAAGATTTAAAAATTCTTAAGAATGAGAAAAATTGATAGCATGATTTTAGTGGTCCTGGATGTATTTAAATGGATGtgtagggtttttttgctttcatgcCACAActaaaacatttcctttgctaTTTCACATCCAATTTCTAAGGTAGATTTCAAATTCTTCTCTTCATTGGGATGCAAACATTTTAGAAACACAAATAAAAGCCaactgaaactgaaaaaaaagacaatcaCCTATAATGAAAATAAGCATTTATCTATACATTAATCTAACAAGCCTTcacaaattggaaaaaaaaccaaaaccagggTTTAGACAGGGTTTAATGTTTAAAATTCATTACAATAAGTTTATTCTAGGAGAAGCACAAAAACTGCAGCAGCATTCTCAAACTCATTGCCCCAGGTTAACAAAAATGTTATACAGCCAAGCACACAAGGTCAGTCAGACTCACCTTCCCTCATTGATTTTTGCTTTGTCCCCATGGCAAGTGAAGTTCTCGATGTAGCCCAGGCTGCAGTTGATccgtgcccagtcgggctggcaCACAGCAATGAAGTGAGGGCGCAGCCTCCCTATGGAGTACTTGGCAATGTCTGTCAACGACTGGCTAGCCGCTGCCCCAAAAATGAAGGTCCCAACGCCTTTGTAAATAGTGGCTATGTAGTTATTTCTGACAAACGAGTTTGAGTGCAAATTATTATAAAAGACTGAGAGAGCCTCTCCTACGATtatctgaaaaagaaataaggaGAACACGTTAATGATAATAACATTAAAAGTATTACGCTATTTTTGTTAATACTCACACATACAGTTTcagaaactattttttttaCAAACATTAAGCTGCAAATTAAAGTTTTCCAAGAGTCAGCAGTAACCATGTCCAAACATTATAAACACTTTCACACAGAAGAGAAACACCTTTCTACTTTACCCTACCTCATGATGAATTCAATAATATTATTTTCAGAATACTTATTAAAACAAAGCTTTCACAGAATAACATTTAATCATACTATTTGGTATGGCCATAATTAGAAACATTTCTCCTGCGTAACTTCGTTCTACATTGAGTCTTCTTCATTTACTGTACTGAGTAAAATTTTTCAAAGCTTGTTagatttttcatgaaaccagAAACGGTTCTGAAGGGTTGAGACTTTATATCCAGATCTGAAAGGTCAGATGTTTTAACCAAGAAATTTCCTATTCCTCAGGGAAATTAAATCCtttggagagaaaagaaaactaatGAGGGTAGGGAAAGACAGGTCTTACTGAGTTAAGATTTTTCATCCTACATGTCCAAGATACATGTATCAAGTGCTGGCAAGAAAGCAGAtctaattttgttttcctgcaaCTTCCATCTTTTGCAGCAAGTAAGTTTTTCCTTCTGCCAGATACAGAACTTCACTCCAGATAATTTGGATATTGAACCAATTGGTCCCATTCTGTACAGAAAGGGTCAATTAATACAGATTGTCAGGTATGTGGAGGACTGGATGTATACATGTGAAGTTACCTTGACAAATcatgtaaaaattaaaattatgtcTCTGTCACTTGAGATGCTGGGTCCTTGACcccagcaaagcagagctgtggtgAATGAAGCCATTACTTAGGCACTGCCACCCAGGCACACGGAGTGACAGCTTGTCAGAGGCTCTGCACGTGAAGCCGAATGGACGATAATGCCAGATGGGTGACAATGAAGCTTTACACCCTCCACCACACCCAAACGTGGGCTGAAGCAGAGAAATACCAGAATATGGACTAAAGCTGAGAAAGTTTTCAGTAAAGTTTTACTTGAGTAAAGTACATAGACACCTAATCCAGAAAGCAGCCTCTTAAGTAAGATAACTGAGCACAAATAGCCATGACAGATAAATAATCACTCCCTTTCAAATAACACTGCTGCAAAACCTGCAAGAAGGTCACTTATCTCAGGTACCAAAAAATTAGTTGATGTCAGTGCAATTACTATACTGGACAGACATCAAAGAATAATCATCTTAATAATCTGACTAAGCATTGAGTAAAGGACACCAATATTTGCTTTTACCACCTGACTATGAAGCAATCTTGACAGAAAAGCCTGATTTCACAACTTAAAGATATCCCCAGATGTTACAAAACAAATTTAGTTAGCTAAATATTCATACAGGCTCAAATGAAGACTGGATTAATCCAAAGGGAATACATCCATTTAAAAACTATATGTAGTGGAGCCTTTTCTGACTCAGGAAGTCTCTGAGCTGCAAATGGCTGGTAGCCAAGTACTGAGGGCAATACATCAATCTTCCCGTGCTCtatcctcttcttcctcactcAGCTGTTTCAGCTGCTCTAGAAATGAAATAAGCTATATGGGCTTCAGTTGTGACCAAGCACTGATGCTCTCAGATTATACTGACTACCCAAAGGTAGTAGTAACAGggtggaaaaaaaagtcttatCTTAAAAGGGAGGATCTTTAGCATAAGCCACTTGCCAGttaacaaaacacacaaacccTCCCTCCACCCAAAATTTCATCTGCTTCAGAAACATTTCTGTAAGTTTTTAAAGCAGCTTTTCCAAGAAGAGGGAAACCAGGCAAGTCACAGCTTCAATTCTCAGAACATACTTCTACACttgcaaaaaaaattccatccaAAAGCAAATATGAGCTGAAAGTTGACCTTTATGCTGGAACCTTGATAAAAATCCATGCAGTCCCTATGCAAGGCAGAGTTAGATTATCATAATATCCCTCCTAACTGAAACCCATTAGCCCAGAGAAACAGCTGGTCAATATTGAGGATTACCTTTAGCTGTGCCTTTTCATTTTAGGCTCCTAAATATACTTGAATAAATATTAATACGGCTAAAAATCTTATTTGGCATAAGGAAGTTTTAACTCTGTTCAAAGTGTGGCTCTGATGAGTTTGGATGACACCCAACAGAACCATCAGTGGAGACTGAATCTTTTTAGCACATCTGGACAGAGATCTTGAGGCCCCTGTGGAAGGGCCATGGCAGGAACTGCAGCGCAGCCCCATCAGGCTCAGAAATGGGAAACTCAAGAGGCCcagctgcccctctgctcacaAGGACACCTCCCAGCACTGGTGTTCTTCCAAGAGCCATTTGCACTCCATGTAGTCACGGAAAGCTGCTGTTTTCTGCAGGCTAAGGCATTTCACCAGCTGATCCTGGCTCAGACAAGCCACAAGAGGTGGCAACAGACAGGGTAATAGCAGGACCTCAACTTTTGTCCATACGTAGTAAGATATTAGGTTAGCTCAGCTGACAGCATACCATTAAATATTAGGGATAGAGAGTCCCTATATTCTTGAGACAGTTCAGCTGACCTAGGAGCTGTGGTCAGAGAGAGACCCCAAATTGGCAGTCACAGAGACAAACTGTCCAGCTCACTGATCTGGCGTGAagaggaggaaagaagaaaagtacCCTGTTTTCAGCCAGGGTAGGTGCAGTATGAAAAAAGTAATGCAAATGGGCCCAGAGTTTTATCCTGATCTTCAGGGAAACATCCAGGGGAAAACTCCACACCTACTACTtctttttattctatttatGCTTTTGATAACATCTGACAGAAAGCCATAATCTTTCTCTTAAATAGGCCAGTATCTGTTTTTACATTTCCACACACAGACGTTTCCCAAAGATTTTGTGGCAGATAAAAAATACTGACTTAATAGGTCATGCACAATGATATACTGAAACTAGCAGGTcctgaaataaaaagaattgTGACAGTCACAACACATTAGTGTTATTTTCAACAAATATGGTAAGAAGTTTTTATCTCTCAGATTATATAATTAAACCACCATAGCTCTAAGGTAGTATTTTTCTGTTCTATAATTCTAGCTGTTTGACTTCAGTtaaagaaatgcttttagtTAATCTTGCCAGAGCACCATTTCTACTGCTTTAGCACCTGACCTAAGGCCATTATTTCAGAGTTGAGAAATCTTACAGATTAGTTTTGTAAACCTGTATTAATAGATTACCCCTCCTCCCTcttccccacccccactgaaataaaaagcaaGGAAGAAAAGTTTAACTTACAACAATTACACTGAAAGGAATAATTATTCCTGCTAATAATTTATAAGAAATGGTGTCCTCTTTGTATGGATACCGGATGGATTCATCACTACAGAAAACGCCTCTCTGGAAGGGGGTACGTCGTGAACTGAGAATTGCAAAGGGCAAGCCAGCTGGCAAAAAGGAATACAAAATACATtacaaatccaaaacaaactGGCGATGATCATACTCCCACATTTCCAAAGAGATGTACATAAAGAGGAATGGGCATGCAGGAAGTTAGAAGGTTATGCACTTCCTTTGGCCAGTGACTACTGCCTTGACTTTGTAGCTTCCAGGAAGGATTGCTCAATGAAGGAGAGCAAGGCAGGACTCCTCTCGTTTTCATGTTTGTGGCACTTCAAGTGTGGAACAACGCCAAAACCATGACCGAGTAAATAGTTCAGTGACAACCACTGAGAAGCTCAATCTTGTGCTACTGGCACAATTAtcaaatttttctttatattccAGTGAGCAACAGTTGCCCCTGTACACCTTCTCTGGACAGCTTTACAAGTCGGAAGAGCATAAATTGCATTTCATGAAAGCAGAAAAGGAGGTGCTTTCAAGGGAGTGCAAGTGCAGAGGGAATATTTGGGAATatggagaaaaggaaattaCACATGCACACGATTCCCTAACTTCCTCACACACACTGGATGCCTTCCTAGAAGGACCTACAGCCTCAAGGCATGGAGATTTTATTCCCACCTCTTCCACCAAAGAGGATGCCTTTGGCTTAATCTAATACCTGCAGGACACAATACTAAGCTGCACAATGATGCAAGCTATTGGTACCCACAACACAAACCAAAATTAGTCATTTGAACAGCAAAGGTTTtttcaaaaaattcaaaataggaTGCAAATTACCATAAACTGATAGAATCTCATTTCTAAATCCTATTCCTCCATCCTTAACACACATACAACATCTGCACAATCTGTTTGTGTACAGGGATGACTACTCTTGGAAAGAAAAGGCTGTATGGAAAACAAGAGAAGGAGGACCACAAAGGAtgtctaacaaaaaaaaaaaatcaccaaacacaacaaaacaaaaaacccaaaaactttAGCTTAGGCATGTAGAGCCCAGTAGCATAACCCTTGACTTTATGCCCAAAATTCAGCTGTGTTGTACATAAAATGCATATCACTTTAAAGTTACACAACAAAAGCCATCTGGAAGAGACACTCCCATCCAACATTAAGGGATCAGAAAGATGAAAACAGTCTCcatccttccttcccagcagaaaTAAATGTTGCTGAAGTCACAGTTCTCTCCTCAAGACCTCTGGACCAAGGCATAACCTACCTCTTCTTTTCCACACACACAGCTAGCCCAATAAGCATGTTGTAAATAAAACTGAAGATGTAAAGAGCAGGAGAAAAAGCGAGCAAAAGAAGATGCCAAGCATCAAGAAAACTGTTAGGGAAGAGACCGAGGATCTTGTCCAATCCTCTTTCCCTCCACCCATGAAGTCCTCCAAACTACGCCTGACTCCTGGGACCATCACAAGTGATGTAACTGGGATTTCGCAAACAAT
Coding sequences within it:
- the PLPP1 gene encoding phospholipid phosphatase 1 isoform X2, with the protein product MFDRTRLPFVALDVLCVLLAGLPFAILSSRRTPFQRGVFCSDESIRYPYKEDTISYKLLAGIIIPFSVIVIIVGEALSVFYNNLHSNSFVRNNYIATIYKGVGTFIFGAAASQSLTDIAKYSIGRLRPHFIAVCQPDWARINCSLGYIENFTCHGDKAKINEGRLSFYSGHSSFSMYCLLFVALYLQARMKGDWARLVRPTLQFGLIAASIYVGLSRVSDYKHHWSDVLTGLIQGAVVAVLIVVYVSDFFKVRGCTFQPKEDSHTTLHETPTNGNHFGSNHQP